The following are encoded together in the Glycine max cultivar Williams 82 chromosome 8, Glycine_max_v4.0, whole genome shotgun sequence genome:
- the LOC121175245 gene encoding uncharacterized protein — translation MRRFLVDRASIENVNVVQQEAELEPPPNVVNEFNPNEIVRDPVRGRSRAEGRTITNLHHYRPEIFYVAIDKICVEMDHRFSEGSNIILDCFSCLDPKNSFSKFDVDKLARLADIYHADFSDDDRGTIRDQLETYVLQVRRNASFSTCEDVQSLAMKMVQTEKHLVFPLVYKLIELALILPVSTASVERAFSAMKIIKSKLRNKINDVWFNDLMVCYTEREIFKSLDDIDIIRTFTAKKSRKGHLPRNFI, via the exons ATGAGGAGATTTTTGGTTGATAGAGCAAGTATTGAGAATGTGAATGTTGTACAACAAGAAGCCGAATTAGAACCGCCACCTAATGTGGTTAATGAGTTTAACCCAAATGAGATTGTGCGTGATCCAG TTCGGGGTCGTTCAAGAGCAGAAGGGAGGACTATCACTAATCTTCATCATTACCGTCCAGAGATTTTTTATGTTGCTATTGATAAAATATGTGTGGAGATGGATCACCGCTTTAGTGAAGGAAGTAACATTATACTTGATTGCTTCTCATGTCTTGACCCCAAGAACTCTTTCTCCAAGTTTGATGTTGATAAGCTTGCTCGTCTTGCTGATATTTATCATGCAGACTTTTCTGATGATGACCGAGGAACAATTAGGGATCAACTTGAAACTTATGTGCTTCAAGTGAGAAGAAATGCTTCTTTTTCCACTTGTGAAGATGTTCAAAGTTTGGCTATGAAGATGGTTCAAACTGAGAAACATTTGGTATTTCCATTGGTTTATAAACTTATTGAGCTAGCTTTGATATTGCCGGTGTCGACAGCATCCGTTGAAAGAGCTTTTTCAGCAATGAAGATTATCAAGTCTAAATTGCGCAATAAGATCAACGATGTGTGGTTCAATGACTTGATGGTATGTTACACCGAGCGGGAGATATTCAAGTCACttgatgatattgatattattCGAACATTTACCGCAAAGAAGTCTCGGAAAGGACACTTGCCtcgtaattttatttaa
- the LOC100785545 gene encoding uncharacterized protein LOC100785545 encodes MLVYNNLYHLLLNQNPPEQAFFPHCLKERKKMAPSGRTTTASTRTTSKTTRRTRQQRRTTNFKKKQQQQHNTKSNNNKKQQEEVPVPTVLPSSYCSSSSISSQDSSNSKEVDNMHGSAEVIDVCNSPCSTPKGKKFRIPEISTCPPAPKKPRVLSNCSLRRSPLSFFAPPDLEHFFFVALRDVSV; translated from the coding sequence ATGCTAGTTTATAACAACCTTTACCACCTTCTTTTAAACCAAAACCCTCCAGAACAAGCTTTTTTCCCTCATTGtctcaaagaaagaaaaaaaatggccCCTTCTGGAAGGACAACAACAGCATCAACAAGGACAACTTCAAAGACAACAAGAAGAACAAGACAGCAGAGAAGAACAACAAACTTCAAGAAGAAGCAGCAACAGCAGCACAACACAaagagcaacaacaacaaaaaacaacaagAAGAGGTTCCTGTTCCAACTGTTTTGCCCTCCAGCTACTGCAGCTCCTCCTCCATAAGCTCACAAGACTCTTCTAATTCAAAGGAAGTGGACAACATGCATGGTTCTGCTGAGGTGATTGATGTTTGCAACAGTCCATGTTCCACACCAAAGGGTAAAAAATTCAGGATTCCTGAGATTTCAACATGCCCTCCAGCACCTAAGAAGCCTAGGGTTCTCTCCAATTGCTCTTTGCGTAGGTCTCCACTCTCATTCTTTGCACCCCCTGACTTGGAGCACTTCTTCTTTGTGGCACTTAGAGATGTCTCGGTTTGA